In one window of Lepus europaeus isolate LE1 chromosome 14, mLepTim1.pri, whole genome shotgun sequence DNA:
- the LOC133773570 gene encoding uncharacterized protein LOC133773570 has protein sequence MKSVFHSPNIQMYGIFRLHRLSEMKQWIYKLIGLFFSYLSWAFGVSLVNSRSWRVWEFDSQTVPFVFIGFWEAFYYEKVNIAGSVTQVPMHSPINGSWVISTEIEYGRDLILLPSFMKTTVLIFSTVAILVSWIKAPYLEFIQMCYKISVFFLFTSCVCTFTVVIWNFTVDFYGQSTLDFPLNFPVDKEILIRKHFSFVFPVGISTATLSLISAIMFLCELCLAERRNRVKPLPVDDHSKEKV, from the exons ATGAAGAGTGTGTTCCATTCTCCAAACATCCAAATGTACGGAATTTTTAGGCTCCACcg TTTGTCCGAAATGAAGCAATGGATCTACAAACTCATTGGTCTCTTCTTCAGTTATTTGTCCTGGGCTTTTGGTGTGAGCCTTGTCAACAGCAGATCCTGGCGCGTGTGGGAATTCGACAGCCAGACTGTGCCTTTTGTGTTCATTGGATTTTGGGAAGCCTTCTATTACGAAAAAGTTAACATCGCTGGTTCAGTAACACAGGTGCCGATGCATAGCCCAATCAATGGCAGCTGGGTCATTTCGACTGAGATTGAATATGGGCGGGACCTGATATTGTTGCCTAGCTTTATGAAGACGACTGTTCTGATCTTCAGCACGGTGGCCATTCTGGTCAGCTGGATCAAGGCACCATACCTAGAGTTCATCCAAATGTGTTACAAAATATCTGTCTTCTTCCTTTTCACCAGCTGTGTCTGTACCTTCACTGTAGTGATCTGGAATTTCACTGTGGATTTTTATGGACAAAGCACTCTTGACTTTCCCCTTAACTTTCCTGTTGACAAAGAAATCCTGATAAGGAAACACTTCAGCTTTGTGTTTCCAGTAGGAATCTCAACAGCCACTCTATCACTAATAAGTGCCATCATGTTTCTCTGTGAGTTATGTTTAGCAGAACGGCGGAATCGAGTAAAACCCCTGCCTGTGGACGATCATTCAAAAGAAAAGGTCTAA